Proteins encoded within one genomic window of Lagenorhynchus albirostris chromosome 9, mLagAlb1.1, whole genome shotgun sequence:
- the LOC132525083 gene encoding glutathione S-transferase P, which translates to MPPYTIVYFPVRGRCEAMRMLLADQDQSWKEEVVTMETWPSLKASCLYGQLPKFQDGDLTLYQSNAILRHLGRSLGLYGKDQREAALVDVVNDGVEDLRCKYVTLIYTNYEAGKEDYVKALPQHLKPFETLLSQSQGGQAFIVGNQISFADYNLLDLLRIHQVLAPGCLDSFPLLSAYVARLSARPKLQAFLASPEHVNRPINGNRKQ; encoded by the exons A TGCCGCCCTACACCATCGTCTACTTCCCTGTTCGAG ggcgCTGCGAGGCCATGCGCATGCTGCTGGCCGACCAGGACCAGAGCTGGAAGGAAGAGGTGGTGACCATGGAGACCTGGCCTTCACTCAAGGCCTCCTGT CTGTACGGGCAGCTCCCCAAGTTCCAGGATGGAGACCTGACCCTGTACCAGTCCAATGCCATCTTGCGTCACCTGGGCCGCTCCCTCG GGCTGTATGGGAAGGACCAGCGGGAGGCGGCCCTGGTGGACGTGGTGAATGACGGCGTGGAGGACCTTCGCTGCAAATACGTCACCCTCATCTACACAAACTAC GAGGCGGGCAAGGAGGACTACGTGAAGGCACTGCCCCAGCACCTGAAGCCTTTTGAGACCCTGCTGTCCCAGAGCCAGGGCGGCCAGGCCTTCATCGTGGGCAACCAG ATCTCCTTCGCCGACTACAACCTGCTGGACCTGCTTCGGATTCACCAGGTCCTGGCCCCCGGCTGCCTGGACTCCTTCCCCCTGCTCTCGGCCTACGTGGCCCGCCTCAGCGCCCGGCCCAAGCTGCAGGCCTTCCTGGCCTCCCCGGAGCACGTGAACCGCCCCATCAATGGCAACAGGAAACAGTGA